The following DNA comes from Rutidosis leptorrhynchoides isolate AG116_Rl617_1_P2 unplaced genomic scaffold, CSIRO_AGI_Rlap_v1 contig443, whole genome shotgun sequence.
TTTGTAACTAAAAGTAATATGAATCTAACCATAAGGTGACAAGCGATTTTTTGGATCTGTCCATGGCAATTATTTTAATGATGATAAGAGATAAACTAGATGGAGCAAaagctatatgtaaaataaatCTATTCACAAAATAATTGCATTCTATGAAAATGATATATATCGATAAAGTGTTCAGACGTAGAGGTAGAGCAGTAACTTAATTATGTTTCCATTATTAACTTATGTGTTAATTAACAGTTAGAAGATGGACGTCTGAACAAGAAAGCAATGTGTTCAAAAACTAGAAGAAGGAAAAGATCAATTAGGGGGAAGAGAAACTCATGATGAATGAGGAGATAGATTCATTCCACCATTATAATTGTACAATTAACCGTAACGATTAGAATTTCGACTCAGAGCTTCATGATCCAGATCGATAAGTGGTCAGTTAATGAGCATACTAGCTAGCTAGGAGGCAGAGAGATTTGGACACAAAACAAAAGCACAAGTTAATTATTACAAATGCAAATCTCTTTACATCTGTAGTTACTATATCCGTATCGGGTTGGCTCATGAATATGATGGCCATCACACCTTCACTGAAAATCCCATCCAACATACAAGGAAGAATTACAAAAAAGAAAAAATTACGAATGCAATATCTTTACACACATGCATACTATAATCTATCTTAATTAATTAACCTGTTAATTTAAGTGGGAATTCATGAATATTGTATCTTAATTCTCAGAATTAATTAAGCCTTGTGAGGTGGGCATTGGTAGCACTTAGTGAATAGACCGAATGTGTCTATTTGTCGAACGAAGTTAACCATACTTGCCCATCCTCCGAACCCGAATCCCACAATCAGAACCCAAATCACTACAAAAGTGTTCACTACATACAATCCTGTCCACCCTCCTACCAACTTTGGTGGTCTCTCCACTGCATTCTGTAAAAAATTCACCAAAATATTAAAGATCAAAATATTCTAGATCGATGTAGGGAATATAATTCACATGTACTGTCATAGAgagcatatatataaatatatatattcactgCCTCGCTGGTGGAGATCTAGCAATCTAGGGTAATTGGTGGGGCTACTGTCCTATCTCTCGAATGTTATTGATTAATATTCCTAATATTCAAAAAGGGTAAATTGCAAACCCGCCCCTGTTTATAAATATTCTTAGATTAGACTAAAAGTAATTATCAAGATAGGAATTAGCTCACCTCTCGTGCAGCAGCAGGAGCAAAAGTAATCATGTGAGCCAAAGCAGGAATAATGTAGACGGTGAAGCTGACAAGAAGAGATCCGACGGTCGAATTGATAGGCCCAAAGAAAGGAAAAATAATGGCAAGGAACCAAATCGGTATGACTACAGGGAGCCTAGCCAATGCTCTCTTAATGAAGCTCTTGGTCTCATGAACTCCAATAAATTTCTCCCAAACAAAGTACAATGGGGTGCAAGCAAATCCAAATGTTATAAATTGATGGATCAACATTAGGATAACCGCTGCGTCTCTGAATCCAGTTCGTGGTAACAACGCGAAAGCGTTAGCGTGCGTGAGAAGCAAGTCTCCGAATGCCCAATATACTGCTGAAGCTGATGGCAGTGTCAAGGTCAATACATATATTGTTGCAATCAAGTAGATTAACTTGAACTTTTGTGGCTTCCCACATTGCATGCATTATCTCCCTATAAAAACAACATTAATTTTTCACAATTAGATCAACACATTGCCCGATAATAATTAGCTATGATCGTCATTCTAGCTAAGAGTGCGATTTTTTTTTGGAGGAGTAAATATAAATCGATCACTCTCTCTCTAGTAGGTGTAATTTTCACAAATAGAATAGGTACAATTCCAAAGACGTGACATGACAGTTTGTAATCATCGACTAATTCTAGCATTTGCATACATTTTTTAATTCTTCTCCTGGCTAATCTTAATTGAGGTTTCTTAATTAATTGATTGATTAATTAGGAGATCATGGTCAAGATCTTGACTAATGTTAATTTTCACTTACACTGTGACAGCATGTCCACCAAAAGTATAAAGAATGTTGGTTGCTCCAGTGAAGTAGAGAACCATTTTGGTTGGGCCAGAATGCTTGACTCCTTCaacctaattaatattaaattaattaatggaTAGTTAGTTAAATTAATTATGGAGATGAAGCCAAAATCAGACTTTAAGTAACTAATaactataattaaatataatacctGGCCGTGGATAAGGGAAGCGATGGTAAGATACCATGCCGTGTAAGTAGTCATAATAAGACCCAAGAAAGACCAGATTCTGTAATTATGAAATGAAGGGACAAACACTGTTGTTGCACAACATGCTCCAAATATGTAGGTCCATGTTCTTTTGTCTAGATTATCATTTATGTAGTATATATTGCTGCAAATTAATATAAAATCAATTAAATAAATTGTGATTAAACCGACTATTATGGAAACTTAACttagatattaattaattaaatcacCTTGCACATGCAATTAACTGAATTACAGATCCGAAAAGTAGAAACGTGCAGTTGAAAAAGAGGCCTGCATTCCTCCAATGTCTCCCCAGCAACCCATCAAGAACTTCAAACCACTGAAAATTTTATTTCAATCAAACAGTAGAGCTAGagcgaaataaaataaaatatatatgcatTAACTCATTTTCGCAAGTCCTCATTAACTAAGAGAAATCGGACCACTCGAATAGTGTTCTAGAAACTTGATTATGATTAGGTTAAGGGAGGGAGATGGTTCGGACTCGTCTAATTAGGAAGATGACATAATTATGCATTACATATATATGATCATGTTCATATGAGTGAACCTAAAAATACAAAACATCATCTAATGAGATGGGGGAGTACATGATAAGTTTAGAGAAAAATAGGAATATAGTAATTAATTATAAGTACGTACTTGAATTACATGGTTCCTGAAATCAACTTTTTCTCTTTCTTTTCTAGTTCTGTACTCGACATAGAGTATACTTATAAGATAAGCAGTCCAGCTTCCCATCAAGCCATAGAAGAGTTGAAATAGAATACCGGATAACATTCCTAGTTGTGAAAATGAGTATGGCAATGTGAGCAACACTTGAGCAACCTATACACACCACATAAAAAACTTGATTCAAAATTTAATAATCAAATGTTAGCTAACTAAACCAAGAGAGGAAGGAATTAATTAATTAAGTGCCTGATTAGAAGCACAACTAAACCAAGCATCATAGACAGAGCCACCATGCCAAAAGAACTTTGAAATTTTGGCTTTGGCACCAGTTGATGAGTCTTCTTCTTCTCTCTCCATTTCCAAGTAGTTTCCGGCCACCACGGTCTCCACCTTCTCGGAAGCCATGGTCAATGCAAACTCAAGGTGGAGAGGATTTTTATTGGAGATGGAGTGATTTAGTTAAGTGACTATAAATAGATAAACTAAGTGGTCTTCTACTCTTTCCTTTTTTCTACAACTTGATGAGTAGTACTATGCCTTTGTGCTTTGCAATTCTCTTCCTTTCTACTTTAGTAAAAAGTTAATTTTGGAGCAATAATTTGAATTACACCCATGTGGGACCTATATATATATGCAAAAGGGTTTAACTCATGTAATTTGTTATTCACACTATGTACACCATATGTGTGTATGTTATACACATATGTATATGACGATATTTCATTACacgactctaaataaataaacactGACGACAATTTTGCATACCTGTTGGTAATTCTCGTAGGCTAGTATACCGGTTTAATTCGTTAATCGTGGTTAAGGATTAGATCCTCTATCCGCGTGAGGTCTCAAGATCGAAAATTCATAGGATATATGTGAATCCATGTTATTATCTACAGTgaaatgttattaaaaaaaaatgcATTGAAGTGTTATAACAAAAAAGTTGATTTAGAGTGAAGTGAATTAAAGTCTGTCTTTATTTGATTAAACACAATTAGTTTCACAATAATTTGAATAAGTTTAATCATACAGTACCGTAAATTAAAAAGGATGCCTAAACTCTAAAGTATGGAGGGGGACCTAAGAATTTTTCCGATGAATAAAGAAAGAAAAAGTGAAAGACTACCTTCGTCTTCGTCCCAAAAATAGATGTACATTTTGACATAGTATATAATTGACCATAATATATAAAAAGTCAGTATTTATTTTTTTAGGTACTTCAGGTTTCCGGTTCTCGTATCCATTTATCACAATATATATATGACTAATTAATTAGTATGTTTGAGAATGTAAAAGACACATAACGGATTTTCCTACATGTATTTTTTCTGTTCCTATCCAAACTCATCATCACTGGTTACAGGATTTAAGTATTTTACGACTTGGACTAACACTCGTTGGGAGATAAAACTTCATGAAAGACTCTCTAGACTCTAGATCCATCTACTATATATGGTGCATCTTTCTTTTCTTGATAGTAAGGATCGAAGATAAATCacatttatttaattataaaaatgaaaaaaaaagaaatttaatttttgataaaaaagaaataatagtaataacaataatagttggAGGCAAAAATAGTACTCCTAATCATTTCCTTTAAATTTTAATAGGAAAaaaagtaataaataaaataatactttGCTCAATATTTTCTTGGGCCTAATGGCCCATGCTCTCAAGCAGTACACGAGCGGGGTGACCTACAAGTAAATGAGTAATTGTTGAGGCTAAGATGGAGTGAATGATTGCTTTTGGAGGTGGGTTTAGTGCTAAACATTATTAGTGCCACACGTGTGCCAACTGGCTTCACCAAAAAGAGATTATCTTTTGATTAAGTAGAAAGTTAACATTAGATTAGCCCTTCTTTTCCTCTCTTTTGTTCCATTGATCGCGTATTAGCAATCATATTAATCATGTGTTAGTGTCCCAATTAGGTGGCTAAGTTTGGAAATGTAGGGGACCTGTTCCTTGTGAAATAGATATGTAATGTGATTGAGTTGAATAATAATTTTGAtagatcttattaataataatatttaataaaaggTGTATCCATGCTTTGGGGGTTTGGTCTCGAATTATTATTTTCGTTatgttttgtattattattaagcaaAAGAAATCAATTTGATATACAAATGGTTTTTATTTTTTATGATAAGATATACAAATTTTGTGTTGTGCCTTTGTGCATTGTAATTTGTACGAAAATGACG
Coding sequences within:
- the LOC139883746 gene encoding LOW QUALITY PROTEIN: auxin transporter-like protein 3 (The sequence of the model RefSeq protein was modified relative to this genomic sequence to represent the inferred CDS: deleted 1 base in 1 codon); the protein is MASEKVETVVAGNYLEMEREEEDSSTGAKAKISKFFWHGGSVYDAWFSCASNQVAQVLLTLPYSFSQLGMLSGILFQLFYGLMGSWTAYLISILYVEYRTRKEREKVDFRNHVIQWFEVLDGLLGRHWRNAGLFFNCTFLLFGSVIQLIACASNIYYINDNLDKRTWTYIFGACCATTVFVPSFHNYRIWSFLGLIMTTYTAWYLTIASLIHGQVEGVKHSGPTKMVLYFTGATNILYTFGGHAVTVEIMHAMWKPQKFKLIYLIATIYVLTLTLPSASAVYWAFGDLLLTHANAFALLPRTGFRDAAVILMLIHQFITFGFACTPLYFVWEKFIGVHETKSFIKRALARLPVVIPIWFLAIIFPFFGPINSTVGSLLVSFTVYIIPALAHMITFAPAAARENAVERPPKLVGGWTGLYVVNTFVVIWVLIVGFGFGGWASMVNFVRQIDTFGLFTKCYQCPPHKA